A single window of Coffea eugenioides isolate CCC68of chromosome 7, Ceug_1.0, whole genome shotgun sequence DNA harbors:
- the LOC113778381 gene encoding calcium-transporting ATPase 1, endoplasmic reticulum-type-like, whose protein sequence is MGKGGQDTVNREIPSPRAPNLAIFPAWAKEIEECEKYYETNRVSGLSSQDVIKKREIYGYNELEKPEGPSFWKLILDQFNDTLVRILLVAAVISFLLALNNGGGEGSDKSTAFVEPLVIFLILIINAIVGVWQENNAENALEALKEIQSENATVFRNNKKIHNLPAKELVPGDIVELKVGDKVPADMRVVELISSTLRLEQGSLTGESEAVNKTNKVVAVDSDIQGKRCMAFAGTTMVKGTCICLVTQTGTDTELGKVHTQIHVAAQFEEETPLKKKLNEFGEVLTEIIGLICVLVWIINIKYFFTWETVYGWPTNFKFSFEKCTYYFEIAVALAVAAIPEGLPAVITTCLALGTRKMAQKNALVRKLPSVETLGCTTVICSDKTGTLTTNQMAVVKLVAMGATPDCLRAFKVDGTTYNPSDGGIEDWPLDRMDANLQMMAKIAAVCNDAGVARVENKYFATGMPTEAALKVLVEKMGFSDEVGDLLCMSPGDVLRCCKQWNQNARRIATLEFDRDRKSMGVIVKSERGKRSLLVKGAVENVLERSTSIQLLDGTVVKLEQNTKALILQALHKMSSNALRCLGFAYKDELPDFATYDGDEDHPAHQLLLEPSKYSSIEIGLTFVGFVGLRDPPREEVFQAIKDCKAAGIRVMVITGDNKNTAEAICREIGVFAPEEDITPRSLTGKEFMEISDQKSHLRQSGGLLFSRAEPRHKQEIVRLLKEDGEVVAMTGDGVNDAPALKLADIGIAMGIAGTEVAKEASDMVLADDNFSTIVAAIGEGRSIYSNMKAFIRYMISSNIGEVASIFLTTALGVPEGLIPVQLLWVNLVTDGPPATALGFNPPDKKIMKKPPRHREDPLISTWTLVRYLVIGTYVGVATVGVMIIWYTHDSFLGIDLSGDGHKLVTYSQLAHWSQCSSWQNFTVSPFTSGSKVFRFDDNPCDYFKRGKVKASTLSLSVLVAIEMFNSLNALSEDTSLLVMPPWVNPWLILAMSISFSLHFIILYVPFLAHVFGIVPLSLNEWMLVLAVASPVILVDEALKFIGSCTRGVLACWPVKSFKLKLE, encoded by the exons ATGGGGAAAGGGGGACAAGACACTGTCAACAGAGAGATTCCAAGTCCAAGAGCTCCAAACCTCGCAATCTTTCCAGCATGGGCTAAAGAAATTGAAGAATGCGAAAAGTACTATGAAACCAATAGAGTTTCTGGATTAAGCTCTCAGGATGTCATTAAAAAGAGAGAAATTTATGGGTACAACGAGCTGGAAAAGCCTGAGGGCCCGTCTTTCTGGAAATTGATCCTTGATCAATTCAATGACACTCTGGTGAGGATTCTTCTTGTGGCTGCAGTTATATCTTTTCTGCTGGCCCTCAACAACGGTGGTGGTGAAGGAAGTGACAAGTCAACCGCTTTTGTGGAGCCTCTAGTCATTTTCTTGATCCTGATTATCAATGCCATTGTTGGGGTCTGGCAAGAAAACAATGCTGAGAACGCCTTAGAAGCTTTGAAGGAAATCCAATCCGAGAACGCCACCGTTTTTCGTAATAACAAGAAAATCCACAACTTGCCAGCCAAGGAGCTTGTCCCTGGAGACATAGTTGAGCTCAAAGTTGGTGATAAAGTGCCAGCAGATATGCGCGTTGTTGAACTAATTAGTTCCACTTTGAGGTTGGAGCAGGGTTCATTGACGGGTGAGAGTGAGGCTGTTAACAAGACTAACAAGGTGGTGGCTGTAGATTCTGACATCCAAGGGAAAAGATGCATGGCGTTTGCTGGAACAACAATGGTTAAAGGGACCTGCATTTGTTTGGTGACACAAACTGGCACGGACACAGAGCTAGGCAAAGTCCACACGCAAATTCATGTAGCTGCTCAGTTTGAGGAGGAAACGCCTCTAAAGAAGAAGCTGAACGAGTTTGGAGAGGTCTTGACAGAGATAATAGGGCTTATTTGTGTTTTGGTTTGGATCATCAACATTAAGTACTTCTTTACATGGGAAACCGTATATGGATGGCCAACAAatttcaagttttcttttgaGAAGTGCACCTACTATTTTGAAATTGCCGTGGCATTGGCTGTGGCTGCAATTCCAGAAGGTTTGCCAGCTGTTATCACTACGTGCTTGGCGCTTGGCACACGAAAGATGGCACAGAAGAATGCTCTTGTGAGGAAGCTGCCTAGTGTTGAGACTTTGGGATGCACTACTGTAATTTGTTCTGATAAGACTGGTACATTAACCACAAACCAGATGGCAGTGGTGAAGCTTGTAGCTATGGGCGCTACCCCTGATTGTCTTCGAGCTTTTAAAGTGGACGGGACAACCTATAATCCTTCTGATGGGGGAATTGAAGATTGGCCTCTTGATCGAATGGATGCTAATCTTCAAATGATGGCAAAGATAGCTGCTGTCTGCAATGATGCAGGGGTTGCCCGGGTGGAAAATAAGTATTTCGCAACCGGAATGCCAACTGAGGCAGCTTTAAAG GTTCTAGTTGAGAAAATGGGCTTTTCTGATGAAGTTGGTGACCTATTATGTATGAGTCCTGGTGATGTACTGC GCTGTTGCAAACAGTGGAATCAAAATGCACGTCGAATAGCCACTCTTGAGTTTGATCGTGATAGGAAGTCTATGGGTGTAATTGTGAAATCTGAACGGGGGAAGAGGTCGTTGCTTGTTAAG GGGGCGGTAGAAAATGTGTTGGAGAGAAGCACCTCAATCCAGTTGCTTGATGGTACTGTAGTAAAACTGGAGCAGAATACCAAGGCTCTGATTCTGCAAGCTCTCCATAAAATGTCCTCAAATGCCTTGCGGTGTCTTGGTTTTGCATACAAAGATGAGCTCCCTGATTTTGCTACTTATGATGGAGACGAAGATCATCCTGCTCATCAGCTGTTACTTGAACCATCCAAGTACTCATCAATTGAGATTGGACTCACTTTTGTTGGATTTGTAGGGCTAAGG GATCCCCCAAGGGAAGAAGTTTTCCAGGCCATTAAGGACTGCAAAGCTGCAGGAATCCGAGTGATGGTTATAACTGGGGACAACAAGAATACTGCAGAAGCTATATGCCGTGAAATAGGTGTATTTGCACCTGAGGAGGATATTACTCCGAGAAGCTTGACAGGGAAAGAATTCATGGAGATTTCTGATCAGAAATCTCATCTGAGACAAAGTGGAGGGCTTCTGTTTTCCAGAGCTGAACCACGACATAAACAAGAGATTGTGAGATTGCTTAAAGAAGATGGGGAAGTGGTTGCCATGACAGGAGATGGAGTAAATGATGCACCCGCTCTCAAACTTGCTGATATTGGTATCGCAATGGGAATTGCTGGCACAGAG GTTGCCAAGGAAGCTTCTGACATGGTGCTAGCAGATGATAACTTTAGCACAATAGTCGCTGCTATTGGTGAAGGAAGGTCAATCTATAGCAATATGAAGGCCTTCATCAG ATACATGATCTCTTCAAATATTGGTGAAGTGGCGTCTATATTTCTAACCACAGCACTAGGAGTACCCGAAGGCCTCATCCCAGTACAACTCTTATGGGTCAACCTTGTAACAGATGGACCCCCTGCAACAGCTTTAGGATTCAATCCACCAGACAAGAAAATTATGAAGAAGCCACCCCGTCATCGGGAGGATCCACTCATAAGTACTTGGACTTTAGTCCGATACCTG GTTATTGGCACCTATGTTGGAGTAGCCACTGTCGGTGTTATGATCATTTGGTATACACACGATTCCTTCTTGGGCATTGACCTCAGTGGAGATGGCCACAAACTGGTTACCTATTCCCAGCTTGCTCACTGGAGCCAGTGCTCATCCTGGCAGAACTTTACAGTTTCACCTTTCACTTCTGGATCAAAAGTGTTTCGATTTGATGATAATCCGTGTGACTACTTCAAACGCGGAAAAGTGAAAGCCTCTACGCTCTCCCTCTCTGTCTTGGTCGCCATAGAAATGTTTAACTCTCTTAATGCGCTCTCGGAAGATACTAGCCTATTGGTGATGCCCCCTTGGGTCAATCCTTGGCTCATTCTCGCCATGTCTATCTCATTCAGCTTGCATTTCATCATTCTTTATGTCCCCTTTTTGGCTCATGTTTTTGGCATAGTGCCTCTCAGCTTAAACGAGTGGATGTTAGTCTTGGCAGTTGCTTCTCCAGTGATTTTAGTTGATGAGGCTCTAAAGTTTATTGGAAGCTGCACAAGAGGAGTTCTAGCCTGCTGGCCAGTGAAATCCTTCAAGCTGAAGTTAGAGTAA